CGCCGATGATCTGGGTGTCGCGGTCCTGGAACTCCTCGTCCAACTTGCCGAAGGCGGCGATCTCCGTCGGGCACACGAAGGTGAAGTCCTTCGGGTAGAAGAAGATGACGCGCCACTTGCCCGCGAAGGACTGGTTGGTGACGGTCTCGAAGTAGTCCTCGGGCTGGCTGGCGTTGACCTCGCGGAGGTCGCCGCCGCGCAGGGCCGTGAGGGTGAAGTCGGGGAACTGGTCACCGATGGTGAGGATGGACAAGTTGTTGCCTCCTGTACTAGAACGTGCCGGGTTCGGTCAGTTGAACTCGGTCCCCATCATGCCAGCGTGGCCGCGCGCCGTCAAAAAGACATTCCTTTGGGTGTGGTGTAGAGTGATAGGCATGAACAATCGTGAGTATCGGCCGACGATCGCGCAGCTGCGCACCTTCGCCACGATCGCGGAGCACCGCCACTTCGGGACGGCGGCGAACCGCCTCGGCATCTCGCAACCCTCACTGTCGCAGGCGCTCGCCGCGCTCGAGAACGGGCTCGGGGTGCAGCTCATCGAGCGGTCGACGCGCAAGGTCATCGTCACCGCGGTCGGGGAGGAGCTGCTGCCGTACGCCCAGGCGACGCTGGACTGCCTCGACGCCTTCGTCACCCACGCGCGTGGTGCGCACGGTGGTCTCGTCGGCCCCATGAACATCGGGATGATCCCGACGGTCGCCCCCTTCATCCTCCCGGAACTGCTCCGCACGATGCCCGCGCGGACGCCCGACCTGTCCCCGCGCATCATCGAGGAGAAGACCACCCACCTCACCGAGTCGCTGCGGCAGGGCACCATCGACGTCGCCGTCGTCGCCGCCCCCGCGGACAGCCCGGGGTTCCGGACCATTGAACTCTACCGGGAGGAGTTCGTCCTCGTGCTTCCGGACGGACACCCCATGGCGGGCCGGCGTGACGTCACGGTCGACGAACTCGGCTCGCTCGAGCTGCTGCTGCTCGACGACGGCCACTGCCTGCGCGACCAGGTCCTCGACCTGTGCCGGACGGTGCCGATGACGAACGACCCGCGCCGCTCGGCGACCCGGGCGGCCAGTCTGTCCACCGTCGTCCAGTGCGTCGCGGGCGGTCTCGGGGCGACGCTCGTCCCCGTCAGCGCGGTGGCCTCCGAATGCCAGCGGCCGGGCATCGCCCTGGCGACCTTCGACCACACCGGTGACCCGGTCGGCCGCACCATCGCGTTGTGCTACCGGACGAGCTCGAGCCGGGCGGAGGAGTTCGCGACGGTCGGCGAGATCATCACCGACGCCTTCACCGTCTCGGTCGACCAGTCGCGCGTCGTCCTCGAGCGGTTCCTCACCGCGGCCGCGTGACCGCGCGGGACCGTCAGCCGCGGATGACGCGCAGGTCCCGCAGCCGCACCTCACCGGCCTCGTCGGTCGCGGCGAGGTCGACGGTGCCCTCGAACGCCCACCCGTGGTCACCCTCCGGGTCGTCGAGGATCTGGCGGACGTGCCACCCGTCGTCGGACTCCGTGATGAGGATCATGTCCGCCGACCGGGCCGACGCGTCGACACCGATGTCCGCGTACTCGGCGAAGTAGTCGTCGAGCGCCTCCGGCCAGTCCGGGGCGTCGTCGAGGTAGGCGTCCATCCCGGCGAGGTCGTCCTCCCGTTCGAAGGCGAAGAGCTCGACGTGCCGGAAGAAGTGATTGCGCACCATCCGGCGCAGGGCCCGCGGGTTCGAGCTGAGCAGTGACGGGTCGCCGACGCCGAACGCCCGCTCCCGCACCTGCTCCTCGGTCACCGGCGTGTCCGGGTCCGCCATGGCGGTCCACTCGTCGACGAGGGACGAGTCCACCTGCCGGATGAGCTCCCCGAGCCAGACGATGATGTCGTCGAGCTCCTCGGTCCGCCGGTCCCGGGGCACCGAGTGGGACAACGCCCGCCACGCGTCGGTGAGGTAGCGCAGCACCACCCCCTCGCTGCGGGCCAGGCCGTACGTCGCCACGAGGTCGGAGAACGTCATCGCCCGCTCGATCATGTCGCGGAGCACGGACTTCGGGCTGAGCTCGAAGTCGCGGGCCCACGGGTTGCCCTCGCAGAAGATCTCGAAGGCGTTGTGCAGCTCCTCGTCCAGCGGCTTCGGCCACGTGACGTCCTCGACGAGCGCCATGCGCTCGGTGTAGTCCACCCCCTCCGCCTTGAGCGCCGCGATCTCCTCGCCCCGGCGCTGCCGTTGCTGGGCGAGGAGGATGTGCCGGGGGTCGGTGAGGACGGACTCCATCGTGCTGATGACGTCGAGCGTGTAGGTGTCGCTCTCCGGGTCGAACAGGTCGAGGGCGGCGAGCGCGAACGGGGAGAGGGGCTGGTTGAGGGCGAAGTCGCGGTCCAGCTCGGCGGTCACCCGGGCGTCCCGGCCGCTGGGGGTGTCGGCGTCGAACTCCTCGACGACCTCGGCGCTGAGTAGGCCACGGTACAGGCCGATCGTCGTGAGGATGTGGGCGTTCTGCTTCGGGCGCGGGTCGTGGTTCGTCCGGAGCAGGTGGTGGAGTGCCCCGTACGTCCAGCTGTCGCGGGCGACGACGTTGAGGACCATCGACGTCGACACGCGGAACTGGCTGACGAGGTTCTCCGGCTCCGCGGCGGTCAGCCGGTCGAAGGTGCTCTCCGACCACGTGACCTGCCCCTTCGGTGCGGACTTCTTCCGCAGCTTCCGCTGCTTCGCGGGGTCGGATCCCGCCCGTCGCCGCAACCGCACGTTCTCGATCTCGTGCTCGGGGGCCTGCACGACGACGGTCCCGGCGGTGTCGTAGCCGGCGCGACCTGCCCGCCCGGCGATCTGGTGGAACTCCCGGGACCGGAGGAGGCGGGTCCGGGTGCCGTCGAACTTCGCGAGGCCCGTGAGGAGGACCGTCCGGATCGGGACGTTGATGCCGACGCCGAGGGTGTCGGTGCCGCTGATGACCTTCAGCAGGCCCTGCTGGGACAGCTTCTCGACGAGCCGCCGGTACTTCGGCAGCATTCCGGCGTGGTGGATGCCGATGCCCTTCCGCAGCAGCCGCGACAGGGTCCTGCCGAAGGTGGTGGTGAACCGGAAGTCGCCGATAGCCTCGACGATGCGCGCCTTGTCCTCGTCGGTGATGAGGGCGTTGCTCGTCAACGCCTGGGCGCGCTCGACGGCGTCGCGCTGCGTGAAGTGCACGATGTAGACGGGGGCCCCACCCTCGGAGAGGAGGTCCGCCACCGTCTCGTGGACCGGGGTGTAGACGTAGTGGAAGTCGAGGGGGACGGGCCGGACGGTGCCCGAGACCACCGTCGTCTCCCGGCCGGTCCGGGAGGTGAGGTCCCGGCACAGCCAGTCGGTGTCGCCGAGGGTCGCGCTCATGAGGAGGAACTGCGTGCGGGGCAGTTCGAGCAACGGCACCTGCCAGGCCCAGCCGCGGTCGGGTTCCGAGTAGTAGTGGAACTCGTCCATGACGACGACGTCGACGTCCGCGTCCGCGCCCTCCCGCAGGGCGATGTTCGCGACGATCTCGGCCGTGGCGCAGATGACCGGCGCGGAGCCGTTGACCGTCGCGTCGCCGGTCATCATGCCGACGTTGGCGGGGCCGAAGATCTCGCACAGGGCGAAGAACTTCTCGCTGACCAGGGCCTTGATCGGGGCGGTGTAGAAGCTGCGCTGGCCCCGGGCGAGGGCCGTGAAGTGGGCCGCCGTCGCGACGAGGGACTTGCCGGAGCCCGTCGGCGTCGACAGGATGACGTTGTCCCCGGCGACGAGGGCCGTCGCGGCCTCCTCCTGCGCCGGGTACGGGGTGATGCCGCGGTCCGACGCCCAGCGGAGGAACGAGGCGAGGATGGCGTCGTCGAGATCCGGCAGGAGCTCGGAGAGGGTCGTCGGGATCGGGGGGAACTCGTCAGTCACCGGGGCGTCTCTCTCACTGGGTGGGCTCTCGTGGGCTGGATCGGGGACCGTGACCGCCGGCCACCGGCGGGATCCTGTGGGCCGGTCGGGGGCCCGGCCGTCGGGGCCGGGCGGAGGAGGGGTCGGGGACAGTCACTCCGTCCCGTCGGGCCCGGTCTCGCCGGGGTCGTCGTCCGACGCGTCCCGGCGGTCCCCCGGGCGGCCGCCGTCGGAGGGGGTGTCGTCGTCGCGGTCGGCGTCGGACGGTCCCGCGCCCGGCCCGTCGGCGTCGGCCACCCCGCCGGTCGACGGGTCCGCGCCGTCGTCGTCCCCGGTCCCGCGGTCGGCGACGTCGGCGAGGAAGCGCTCGAACTCCGCCCCCAGCTCGTCACCGGACGGGATGTGCTCCCCCGGGCCGAGGAGCGTGTTCTCACGGCGCCGGCGGATCCTCGCGGCCTCGTCGTCGTACTGCTTCTCGAGGGCGGAGACGACGGCGGCGATCTCGTGCGAATCCTCCACCTGCTCCGTCAGCTGCTCGCGGATGCGCTCCATGTCCGCCTCGAGCGCGCGCAGCGGAAGGTGCAGGCCGGACACCGTCTCCGTGGCCCGGAGCAGGCCGTACGTGGCCTCCGGGTAGTCCGAGGCCGAGATGTAGTGGGGGACATGGGCCGTGAGCCCGACGGCGTCGATGTCCCGGCGGGACACGGCGAGCTCGATCTCGAGCGCCGCCGAACCGGGCACGATGAGCCGCGACTCCCACGTCTGGAGCCCCGTCACGAGCTCGGGGTTCGACGAGTGCGCGGACACGACGAGCGGCCGCGTGTGCGGCACCGTCATCGGCGCGGAGTACAGGGACACGACCTTCGTCACGTTCGTCCGGGCCGCGAGATCGGCGACCGCCGCGGCGAAGGCGTTCCACCGCAGGTCCGGCTCCGGGCCGGTGAGCAGCAGGAACGGGGCGTCCTCCGTGTCACGCAGGGCGTGGAGGCTCAGCGACAGCTCCTCGTGGTGGGCGAGCCGGTCGTGGTCGATGGTCACACCGGGGCGCCGGGAGCGGTAGTCGATGAGCTCGTCGACGTCGAACGTCGCGACCGGACTGTGCTCCAGGGCCTGAAGGAGGTGGACACCGGACTGCTGGACGGCCTGACCCGCGTCCGCGTAGCCCTGGAGGGCCACGATGAGCGTGACGCCGTCACCGTTGGCCTGGCGGCCGATGGGTGCGGGGTATTCGAGCTCGTACATGCGGTTGTTCTCAGACATCTCCGGGGCACTCCCTTCCATCCAGGATGTTCGTACAGCCTACCAGCAGGGCGGTCGCGGTCCGGCCGGACCGGACGGGGCCCGGGACCGCTCCGCGGTCGGCGCGGACCGTTGTCCCCAGCCGGGTGGTTGTCCACAGGCTGCTGGGGCGATGCCCCCGACGGGGCCCGGGGAGGACGGCGGCGTGGCGATGATGACGGCCATGAGTTCACGAGACACCACCGCCCCGCTGCACGGCCCCGGGCGATCCACTGACCCGTCCAACGCCGTCCCCGGCCCGGGTATTCCCCGGTCCGGCGACCCCGCCGCCTCGACGATCATGCTCGGGTCCAGTCCCGGCGACCTCGTGGCGGCGGTGCCCGCGCTGCTGGGGTTCACGCCGGCGGAGTCGGTCGTCCTCATCGGCCTGTCGGTCCCGCCGCCGGAGGTGCTCCCGGCCACCGACCGCACCGACGGGACGGTCACCCGCTTCTGCATCGGCCCCGTCGTCCGCGCCGACCTCGGCACGGGCGCCGGTGCGGCCGCGGCCGCGGCGATGGGGCGGGGCGTGTCCGACCTCCCGGGCGCCGAGGTCGTGTGCGTCGTCGTGACCGGGGACGCGGACGACGTGCACCTGCCCGGTCCGGACGACGACCCCGGCGCCACCCCGGCCGGCGGGGGCCGTGCGGACGTCGTGTCGGCGGACGTCGCCGCGGTGACCGCGACGCTGGCGACGTTCGCCGTCGACGTCACCGCCGTCTACGCCGTGCCCGGTGTGTGGGCCGGTGCACCGTGGCGGGAGGTCACGGAGGCCGGGGAGGTCGGGGACAGCGGGACCGTGCCCGACCCCGCGCAGAACGCGTACGGCCGGTTCCGGGCGTCGACCGGCCGCCGGGTGATGGACAGCCGGGAGGAGGTCGACCGCGCCCTCGACGCCCGCCGCCCCGGGGACGGGCCGTGGACGTGGCGGCCCCGGCGGGGCGGTGGGGCGGCCACCGGTGACGGGGACGCCGGGGCGGGGCCGCTCGGCCGGTTGCGGAGCCTCGGCGTGGTGCTCGACGCCGCGGCCGCGGTCACGCAGGGCGACGACCCCGCCGGGACCCTCTCGGCGGTGCGGGTCCGCCAGGCGCTGGCGGACGCGGTCATGCGCCTCGACATGCTCCCGCTGACGGTCCTCCTCGCCTACAGCGCGCACTCCCCGGCGGCGGGGGAGCTCCTCGCCGAGGCGGTGCGGGCCAGCTCCGGGGCGCTGCGCCGCCGGTTCCTCACCGTCCTGGCGTTCCACCGGTGTGCGACGGCCGACGGACCCGCGGGTCTGCGCGCCGCGGCCCGGGCGGTGCGTGAGGTCGTCGACGGTCCGGGGGGACCGGACGACCGGGTGACCGTGGCCCTGGCCCGTGCGCTCGCGGACTCCTACGCGGGGGGACGCCTCCACGAGATCGTCGACATCCTCGCGGAGTCGGCGGTGGAGGTCCTCGAGGGGATGCGGCTGGACCTCTGGGCCGACCACGGGGTCGGCGCCGGGTCGTGCGCCGGGGCCGACGGTGAGGACGACGTGGAGGCGGCCGCTGCGGCGGGCGACGTCCTCGACCGCCTCACCGACGACATCGACTGGGCGGCGGTCACCGCCGCGCGGCGTGGAGGCGGTCGCCGAGGGCCGAGGTGAACTCCCAGGCGTCCCGGACGATCGTCGTGAGGTCGGACCGCGTCGGCGTCCAGCCGAGTTCCTCCGTCGCCTTCGCGGAGGAGGCCACGAGGGTCGCGGGATCACCCGCGCGACGGGGGGCGTCGACGGCGGGGATCTCCCGGCCGGTGACCTCGCGGCACGTCGTGATGACCTCGCGGACGGAGTAGCCGGACCCCGACCCGAGGTTGAAGATCCGGTGCTCACCGGGGACGTTGCTGTCCGCGGCGAGGAGGTGCGCGTCGGCGAGGTCCCGGATGTGGATGTAGTCGCGCACGGCGGTGCCGTCGGGGGTCGGCCAGTCGTCGCCGAAGACGCTGACGGACTCCCGGTGGCCGAGGGCCACCTGGAGCACGATGGGGATGAGGTGGGTCTCGACCACCCGGTTCTCACCGGACCCGTCGTAGGCGCCGGCCACGTTGAAGTACCGCAGACTCGTCGCCCCCAGGCCGTAGGCCCGGGCGTAGGAGGTGATGATGTTGTCGATGGCGAGCTTCGACGCCCCGTAGGGGTTCGTCGGCGCCGTGGGCATCGTCTCGGTGATGGGAACCTGATCCGGCTCGCCGTAACAGGCGGCGGTCGAGGAGAAGACAAGGTTGTCGACACCGGCGGAGCGCATCTCGTCGAGAAGGCGGAGCGAGGTGACGACGTTGCCGTGCCAGTAGGCGGCCGGGTGCTCGACGGACTCGCCGACGAGCGACCGCGCGGCGAAGTGGAACACCGCCGCGCAGTCGTCGGCGAGGACGGCGGGGGCGGCGTCGGCGACGTCACCCTCGACGAAGGCGGCCCCGTCCGGGACCGCCTCCCGGTTGCCCGTCGAGAGGTCGTCGACGACCGTCACCCGGTGACCGCGCTCGAGCAGGACCCGCGCGCACACGCTGCCGACGTACCCTGCGCCACCGGTGACGAGGACGTGGGAACCCTGGGGGAGAGCCATGCGGGTCAGGCCTCCCGGATGCGGATGCGGATCGCGTGGCCGAGCTCCGGCGGGACCGTCAGTTCGCCCTTCGCGCTGGTGATGACGAGCCCGTCGTCGTTCGTCACGAGGGTGACGTCGGCGTCCGGGCCGATGCCGTAGGTGCCGAACTTCGCCATGATCTTGTGCTCGACCTGGACGATCTCGTTGATGCTCACGATCGTCGCGGCGGTCGGGGAGGAGAGGTTGACGTCGGACGCCCGGACCGTGCCGGAGAGGTCCTGGCTGACGTCCTCGCCGAGCAGGACGTCGAGCCCCGGGATCGGGTTGCCGAAGGGGGACGTCGTGTACTCGTCGAGGACCGCGACGAGACGGCGCTCGACCTCCTCGCCCATGACGTGCTCCCACCGGCACGCCTCGTCGTGCACGCTCTCCCACGGCAGGCCGAGCACGTCGGTCAGGAGACGCTCGGCGAGACGGTGCTTGCGCATGATCGCCGTCGCCCGCTCACGGCCCTCCGGGGTGAGCTTGAGGGAGCGGTCCGGGGCGATGTGCAGGAGGCCGTCGCGCTCCATGCGGGCGACCGTCTGGCTCACCGTCGGGCCGGACTGCTCCAGCCGCTCGGCGATCCGGGCCCGGAGCGGCGGGATGCCCTCCTCCTCGAGTTCGTAGATCGTCCGGAGGTACATTTCGGTTGTGTCGACGAGATCCTTCACTCGATCGCCTTTCTCCTGTGTGCTCTGTGCGGGAGAGGGGACAGGTGGTGTCCCGTCCCCGCATCGTCGGGACCGCGACCGGCCCCGACGGCACCCCGCCTCCGCCGGGAGGCTGTCTGCGGTGCCGGTCCATCATAAAGCTACATGACGCTGCACGTCCCCGAGGCTGCTGCCGGGGGCGGAGCCCGGCCCGACGACCCAGGTCAGCCCGGGGACCGGCAGGATCCGGCGACCCGGGGGCCGGTCAGCCGGCGTATTCGCGCAGCCGGTCCGCGCGGTCGCCGTCGCGGAGCTTGGCCATGACCTCACGCTCGATCTGGCGGACCCGCTCGCGGGACAGGCCGAACCGGCGGCCGATCTGGTCGAGGGTGCGGGGGACGCCGTCGTCGAGCCCGTAGCGGAGCTTGATGACGTCCTGCTCCCGGTCCTCGAGCGTGTCGAGCACCGCCCGGACGTCCGAGTGCCGGAGGGAGGCGACGACGGCCGCCTCCGCGTCCGTGGCCTCGGAGTCCTCGATGAAGTCGCCGAGCGGGGCCTCCTCGTCCGACCCCACCGGCATGTCGAGGCTCACCGGGTCACGGGACTGCTTGAGCAGCATCTCGATCTTCGGCTCGTCGATGCCGGACTCCTCGGCGAGCTCCTCGTTCGTCGCCTCCCGGCCGAGCTGCTGGTACATCTCGCGCTTGATCCGCGAGAGCTTGTTGACCTGCTCGACGAGGTGGACGGGCAGCCGGATCGTGCGTGACTGATCCGCCATGCCGCGCGTGATGGCCTGCCGGATCCACCACGTGGCGTACGTCGAGAACTTGAAGCCCTTGTCGTAGTCGAACTTCTCCATCGCCCGGATGAGCCCGAGGTTGCCCTCCTGGATGAGGTCGAGCAGCGGCATCCCCCGGCCGGTGTACCGCTTCGCCAGGGAGACGACGAGCCGGAGGTTCGCCTCGAGCAGGTGGGTGCGCGCCGCCCGCCCCTCGCGGGCGAGGACCTTGAGGTCGCGCTTCCGGGCACGGGTGAGCGTCTCCCCGCTGTCGAGGATGTGCTGGGCGTAGAGACCGACCTCGATGCGCTTGGAGAGCTCCACCTCGTCCTCGGCGGTGAGCAGTGCTGTCTTGCCGATCCCGTTGAGGTAGACGCGGACGAGGTCGGCGGAGGGGTTGTCGTTCGTGCTCCGGCGGCGGCCCTTGTCCTCCGGCTTGTCCGCGGACTCCTGCGGCTCGTCCATGTCGAACGTGGAGTTACTCATGCGTGGTGGCCCTCCTGAGGCGGCGGAAGCTCATTGATCTACAGGGACAACGGCGAACGGCGCGACATTGTTCCGTCGGTCGGTGCCGTCGGAGGTCATGTCGGCGCCGGGCTCCCGAAATGACTGCATCGTGCCTGCTCGCAATGTGTATGCCCCTTCACCGTAACACGTGGCCGGGGGTAGCGAAAGGGGGTGTCTGCGCGGGCGGGGGTACCTGTCGGGAGGGGGCCGACGGACCCCGCGGCGGTGGGTGCGGGGCCCGGCGGCAGGTGCCGGACCCGGCGGCGGGGGCGGGTACGGGCGAAGGACCCGGCGGGTGCGGGTGTGGGCGCCGGGCGGTCACGCCTCCACGATGACGGTGAACGGCCCGGCGTTGACGGACTCCACGTCCATGGCCGCGCCGAACCGGCCGGTCTCGACGTGCAACCCCCGGGCCCGCAGATCCTCGGCGACGGCGGCGACGACCGGTTCGGCGTCCGGCCCCGGTGCCGCCGCGGCCCACGAGGGCCGACGCCCCTTCGCGGTCGCCCCCATGAGGGTGAACTGGCTGACGAGGAGGACCTCCGCGCCGACGTCGACGGCGCCGGCGGTCCGCGGCCCCTCGGCCCCGGCGTCGTCGGCCGCGGGCAGGATGCGGAGTTCGGCGATCTTCCGGGAGACCGTGCGCCACGCGTCCTCCGCGTCGTCACGGCCGACCCCGAGCAGGACGAGCAGCGCGAGGGGCCGTCCCGTCACACTCCCGACGACCTCCCCGTCGACGGTGACCCGGGCCTCCCGGACGGTGCTGACGACGGCTCTCACAGCGTCCCCCTCCCGGTCGGTGCGGTTCCGGACGTCCCGACGCCGGGCCCGGTCGTGGTCGTGGTGCCGGTACCCGTGCCGCCGGCGGCGTCGCCGGACGTCGTGGTCCCGGCGTCCCCGCCCAGGTCTGTCGGGACGAGGATCCCGTGCCGGACGAGGTCGACGACGACGCCGGGCAACGCGTCGCGCACGGCCTCCTCGTCGTGTCCGTGGAAGCCGCAGTAGAGCTCGGCGACGAGGCCCACCGGCACGGTGTCGGCGGCGTCCGCGCCGAGCGCGTCGAGGATCCCCGAGAGGACCTCGTCGATCTCGTGCGAGAAGCGGGCGCCGGTCGTCCGGGTCACCCGTGTCAGCGGAGCGGACGGCGACACCGTGAGGCCGGACCCCGAACCCGCACCGGCCCCGCCGACCCCGTCGCCGACCCCGTCCGGGGACCCCGTACCGGCGCGGTCGCCACCGGGGACGTCGACGCGGTCGCGGACGACGTCGGCGGCGACGTGGTACGTCGCCCGGAGGACGCTCTCCGGCGTCTGCCCCCGCAGCCACGCCGCGCGGCGGAAGTACCCGTCGACCTCCTCACCCATCGCGGTGACGTCGGGGCGCGTGACCTGCTCGACGACGACATCCGACGGGCCGTCGACCGCGCGGAGGTGGACCACCCCCATGCCGATGCGGTCCACCCCGGCGTCGGCGAGGGCGTCGAGCCACCGACGGGTCCGTTCGCGCCCCTCGGCGGTCCGGGGGTCGACGGAGGCGTCGCGCACCCAGGTGTCCACGTACGTCACCGGGGTCACGGACTCCCGCTCGACGACCCACGCGGAGACGCCGTCGTCGGGGACCCACCCGGCGACCCGGGCGGCCGGGGACTGCGACGGGCCGGTGGCCCACGCGGCGAGGACGTGGGCCGTCCCGCCCGGGCGCAGGTGCTCCGCCGCGTGGCGGACGACGAGCTCACTGGCGCCGTCGAGGGCGAGCCCGGAGTCGCGGTAGATCAGCCGGTCCACCGCCCCGGAGGCCGTGCCACCGGCGT
The sequence above is drawn from the Corynebacterium bovis DSM 20582 = CIP 54.80 genome and encodes:
- a CDS encoding DUF7782 domain-containing protein, with product MPDHAPTGPVPDPTAPALADLVTALRDRGYSAATVSRVLGPDGLRATAAGNPGAAEWCLDRRARAADGDSPRDAGDRLLVRTFHLRRPVARTALAAVLGGPLTDALVACGALVVDGPGADGPDAGTVTPVIDVRPVSVPGHGVDGDLLVVSDADASLSPGVPGPSHVPGVGRAPLTLLSHVPPRRVRDQLDLGCGSGVLGLALDADRTVCTDIHARALAFGRASHRSRPDAVVEWREGSWFDPVAGERFDRIVCNPPFVIGPPAAGGADGDAGGTASGAVDRLIYRDSGLALDGASELVVRHAAEHLRPGGTAHVLAAWATGPSQSPAARVAGWVPDDGVSAWVVERESVTPVTYVDTWVRDASVDPRTAEGRERTRRWLDALADAGVDRIGMGVVHLRAVDGPSDVVVEQVTRPDVTAMGEEVDGYFRRAAWLRGQTPESVLRATYHVAADVVRDRVDVPGGDRAGTGSPDGVGDGVGGAGAGSGSGLTVSPSAPLTRVTRTTGARFSHEIDEVLSGILDALGADAADTVPVGLVAELYCGFHGHDEEAVRDALPGVVVDLVRHGILVPTDLGGDAGTTTSGDAAGGTGTGTTTTTGPGVGTSGTAPTGRGTL
- a CDS encoding PAC2 family protein, translated to MSENNRMYELEYPAPIGRQANGDGVTLIVALQGYADAGQAVQQSGVHLLQALEHSPVATFDVDELIDYRSRRPGVTIDHDRLAHHEELSLSLHALRDTEDAPFLLLTGPEPDLRWNAFAAAVADLAARTNVTKVVSLYSAPMTVPHTRPLVVSAHSSNPELVTGLQTWESRLIVPGSAALEIELAVSRRDIDAVGLTAHVPHYISASDYPEATYGLLRATETVSGLHLPLRALEADMERIREQLTEQVEDSHEIAAVVSALEKQYDDEAARIRRRRENTLLGPGEHIPSGDELGAEFERFLADVADRGTGDDDGADPSTGGVADADGPGAGPSDADRDDDTPSDGGRPGDRRDASDDDPGETGPDGTE
- a CDS encoding DEAD/DEAH box helicase, which produces MTDEFPPIPTTLSELLPDLDDAILASFLRWASDRGITPYPAQEEAATALVAGDNVILSTPTGSGKSLVATAAHFTALARGQRSFYTAPIKALVSEKFFALCEIFGPANVGMMTGDATVNGSAPVICATAEIVANIALREGADADVDVVVMDEFHYYSEPDRGWAWQVPLLELPRTQFLLMSATLGDTDWLCRDLTSRTGRETTVVSGTVRPVPLDFHYVYTPVHETVADLLSEGGAPVYIVHFTQRDAVERAQALTSNALITDEDKARIVEAIGDFRFTTTFGRTLSRLLRKGIGIHHAGMLPKYRRLVEKLSQQGLLKVISGTDTLGVGINVPIRTVLLTGLAKFDGTRTRLLRSREFHQIAGRAGRAGYDTAGTVVVQAPEHEIENVRLRRRAGSDPAKQRKLRKKSAPKGQVTWSESTFDRLTAAEPENLVSQFRVSTSMVLNVVARDSWTYGALHHLLRTNHDPRPKQNAHILTTIGLYRGLLSAEVVEEFDADTPSGRDARVTAELDRDFALNQPLSPFALAALDLFDPESDTYTLDVISTMESVLTDPRHILLAQQRQRRGEEIAALKAEGVDYTERMALVEDVTWPKPLDEELHNAFEIFCEGNPWARDFELSPKSVLRDMIERAMTFSDLVATYGLARSEGVVLRYLTDAWRALSHSVPRDRRTEELDDIIVWLGELIRQVDSSLVDEWTAMADPDTPVTEEQVRERAFGVGDPSLLSSNPRALRRMVRNHFFRHVELFAFEREDDLAGMDAYLDDAPDWPEALDDYFAEYADIGVDASARSADMILITESDDGWHVRQILDDPEGDHGWAFEGTVDLAATDEAGEVRLRDLRVIRG
- the galE gene encoding UDP-glucose 4-epimerase GalE, producing the protein MALPQGSHVLVTGGAGYVGSVCARVLLERGHRVTVVDDLSTGNREAVPDGAAFVEGDVADAAPAVLADDCAAVFHFAARSLVGESVEHPAAYWHGNVVTSLRLLDEMRSAGVDNLVFSSTAACYGEPDQVPITETMPTAPTNPYGASKLAIDNIITSYARAYGLGATSLRYFNVAGAYDGSGENRVVETHLIPIVLQVALGHRESVSVFGDDWPTPDGTAVRDYIHIRDLADAHLLAADSNVPGEHRIFNLGSGSGYSVREVITTCREVTGREIPAVDAPRRAGDPATLVASSAKATEELGWTPTRSDLTTIVRDAWEFTSALGDRLHAARR
- the dtd gene encoding D-aminoacyl-tRNA deacylase codes for the protein MRAVVSTVREARVTVDGEVVGSVTGRPLALLVLLGVGRDDAEDAWRTVSRKIAELRILPAADDAGAEGPRTAGAVDVGAEVLLVSQFTLMGATAKGRRPSWAAAAPGPDAEPVVAAVAEDLRARGLHVETGRFGAAMDVESVNAGPFTVIVEA
- a CDS encoding hydrogen peroxide-inducible genes activator gives rise to the protein MNNREYRPTIAQLRTFATIAEHRHFGTAANRLGISQPSLSQALAALENGLGVQLIERSTRKVIVTAVGEELLPYAQATLDCLDAFVTHARGAHGGLVGPMNIGMIPTVAPFILPELLRTMPARTPDLSPRIIEEKTTHLTESLRQGTIDVAVVAAPADSPGFRTIELYREEFVLVLPDGHPMAGRRDVTVDELGSLELLLLDDGHCLRDQVLDLCRTVPMTNDPRRSATRAASLSTVVQCVAGGLGATLVPVSAVASECQRPGIALATFDHTGDPVGRTIALCYRTSSSRAEEFATVGEIITDAFTVSVDQSRVVLERFLTAAA
- a CDS encoding metal-dependent transcriptional regulator, with the translated sequence MKDLVDTTEMYLRTIYELEEEGIPPLRARIAERLEQSGPTVSQTVARMERDGLLHIAPDRSLKLTPEGRERATAIMRKHRLAERLLTDVLGLPWESVHDEACRWEHVMGEEVERRLVAVLDEYTTSPFGNPIPGLDVLLGEDVSQDLSGTVRASDVNLSSPTAATIVSINEIVQVEHKIMAKFGTYGIGPDADVTLVTNDDGLVITSAKGELTVPPELGHAIRIRIREA
- a CDS encoding sigma-70 family RNA polymerase sigma factor, with amino-acid sequence MSNSTFDMDEPQESADKPEDKGRRRSTNDNPSADLVRVYLNGIGKTALLTAEDEVELSKRIEVGLYAQHILDSGETLTRARKRDLKVLAREGRAARTHLLEANLRLVVSLAKRYTGRGMPLLDLIQEGNLGLIRAMEKFDYDKGFKFSTYATWWIRQAITRGMADQSRTIRLPVHLVEQVNKLSRIKREMYQQLGREATNEELAEESGIDEPKIEMLLKQSRDPVSLDMPVGSDEEAPLGDFIEDSEATDAEAAVVASLRHSDVRAVLDTLEDREQDVIKLRYGLDDGVPRTLDQIGRRFGLSRERVRQIEREVMAKLRDGDRADRLREYAG
- a CDS encoding DUF4192 family protein, which produces MSSRDTTAPLHGPGRSTDPSNAVPGPGIPRSGDPAASTIMLGSSPGDLVAAVPALLGFTPAESVVLIGLSVPPPEVLPATDRTDGTVTRFCIGPVVRADLGTGAGAAAAAAMGRGVSDLPGAEVVCVVVTGDADDVHLPGPDDDPGATPAGGGRADVVSADVAAVTATLATFAVDVTAVYAVPGVWAGAPWREVTEAGEVGDSGTVPDPAQNAYGRFRASTGRRVMDSREEVDRALDARRPGDGPWTWRPRRGGGAATGDGDAGAGPLGRLRSLGVVLDAAAAVTQGDDPAGTLSAVRVRQALADAVMRLDMLPLTVLLAYSAHSPAAGELLAEAVRASSGALRRRFLTVLAFHRCATADGPAGLRAAARAVREVVDGPGGPDDRVTVALARALADSYAGGRLHEIVDILAESAVEVLEGMRLDLWADHGVGAGSCAGADGEDDVEAAAAAGDVLDRLTDDIDWAAVTAARRGGGRRGPR